In Dasypus novemcinctus isolate mDasNov1 chromosome 23, mDasNov1.1.hap2, whole genome shotgun sequence, the following proteins share a genomic window:
- the LOC131275425 gene encoding tryptase alpha/beta-1-like: MLPLLLLALPLLASRVHMAPAPHQALERGAIVGGQEASKSKWPWQVSLRVHAAFWKHICGGSLIHPQWVLTAAHCVGRERVSPDAFRVQLREQHLYYGDRLLPVSRVLPHPGYYSAQEGADIALLGLRAPVNLSGRVQPLRLPPAAQAFPAGTPCWLTSWGDVGDDEPLPPPYPLRQVKVPVVDNGDCDAQYHSDTSTGDSVRIVRDDMMCAGRAGRDSCQGDSGGPLACKVNGTWLQAGVVSWGDGCAQDKRPRVYTRVTHYLDWIRRYVPEEP; this comes from the exons ATGCTGCCCCTGCTGCTGCTGGCGCTGCCCCTCCTGGCCAGCAGGGTCCACATGGCCCCCG ccccccaccaGGCCCTGGAGCGCGGGGCCATCGTGGGGGGGCAGGAGGCCTCCAAGAGCAAGTGGCCCTGGCAGGTGAGCCTGCGCGTCCACGCGGCCTTCTGGAAGCACATCTGCGGGGGCTCCCTCATCCACCCCCAGTGGGTGCTGACCGCCGCCCACTGCGTCGGACG GGAACGCGTCAGCCCCGACGCCTTCCGCGTGCAGCTGCGCGAGCAGCACCTGTACTACGGGGACCGGCTGCTGCCCGTGAGCCGCGTGCTCCCGCACCCCGGCTACTACTCGGCGCAGGAGGGCGCGGACATCGCGCTGCTGGGGCTGCGGGCGCCCGTGAACTTGTCCGGCCGCGTGCAGCCGCTGCGCCTGCCCCCCGCCGCCCAGGCCTTCCCCGCGGGGACGCCGTGCTGGCTGACCAGCTGGGGCGACGTGGGCGACGATG agcccctgcccccgccctaCCCGCTGCGGCAGGTGAAGGTGCCCGTCGTGGACAACGGCGACTGTGACGCCCAGTACCACAGCGACACCTCCACGGGGGACAGCGTCCGCATCGTGCGCGACGACATGATGTGCGCCGGCCGCGCGGGCCGCGACTCCTGCCAg GGCGACTCCGGGGGCCCCCTGGCCTGCAAGGTGAACGGCACGTGGCTGCAGGCGGGCGTGGTCAGCTGGGGTGACGGCTGCGCCCAGGACAAGCGGCCCCGCGTCTACACCCGCGTCACCCACTACCTGGACTGGATCCGCCGCTACGTCCCGGAGGAGCCCTGA